A region of Paenibacillus sp. JNUCC-31 DNA encodes the following proteins:
- a CDS encoding chemotaxis protein CheC has translation MDVLKEVGNIGAGNAATALSQLLNRPIDMGVPTVQMLPFEEVAETVGGDERIVVTVFLRVEGEAPGNLFFMMTPEAARMLLNRLAGFDLKEGLTFTDMEQSALSEIGNILAGSYLSSLADFTKLSMYPTVPGLAIDMAGAILSYGLLQFGEMGDDALLIDTSFFEGEDQVEGQFFLIPDPPSFAKIFESLGVPLNHD, from the coding sequence ATGGATGTGCTCAAAGAGGTCGGTAACATTGGGGCAGGCAACGCTGCAACGGCGTTGTCTCAGCTTCTCAATAGACCGATTGATATGGGTGTACCAACAGTACAAATGCTCCCTTTTGAAGAAGTGGCTGAAACAGTCGGTGGAGATGAACGCATCGTTGTTACTGTATTTCTTCGTGTAGAAGGCGAAGCACCAGGTAATCTGTTCTTTATGATGACACCTGAGGCTGCCAGAATGCTGCTGAACCGTCTTGCTGGTTTTGATCTGAAGGAAGGCCTCACCTTCACTGATATGGAACAATCGGCTTTATCTGAAATCGGAAATATTTTGGCGGGATCGTACCTTTCTTCCTTGGCTGATTTCACGAAGTTATCCATGTATCCGACCGTTCCTGGACTTGCGATCGATATGGCAGGTGCTATTCTCAGTTATGGTTTGCTGCAGTTTGGGGAAATGGGCGACGATGCATTATTGATTGACACTTCTTTCTTTGAAGGCGAAGATCAGGTAGAGGGTCAATTTTTCCTGATTCCGGATCCGCCGTCATTTGCAAAGATATTTGAATCTTTAGGGGTGCCACTAAATCATGATTGA
- the flhF gene encoding flagellar biosynthesis protein FlhF: MRVKQYVVETMPEAMLQIRKDLGSDAVILSTKEIKVGGMLGMFRKKRIEVVAAVDKEEKKQPTKQVQNQFTPVPRAFVPEAYRQTARSFVAASDDSVENIADKKVQEEPKDASAVSELSKISSDTSNGMSSSSFEHKPRPQGADFSGSSAAGQQGANSQQEQLMSELQDLKLMMTKLSRQGASTDPLPEEFHVLRQRLTEQDVWTEVWESWFDAVQMQFSEQGLNEVEAYQAIQREISHFLEQRIEAGIMPTTRIVYVAGPTGVGKTTTIAKLAAEQMFNKQRKVGFITSDTYRISAVEQLRTYASILNVPLEVVQSPGDTQRAISRLQECDLIFMDTAGRNYRNELLVSELQSLLAPVENSETFLVLSMTSKSADMIQITEHFSKYGLDKVIFTKMDETGSCGPMFNLLHRFPLKLAYVANGQNVPDDLLKPDAESLTRQLLGEYAQ, from the coding sequence ATGAGAGTAAAACAATACGTTGTTGAGACCATGCCCGAAGCTATGCTTCAAATTCGCAAAGACCTGGGAAGTGATGCCGTCATTCTGTCCACCAAGGAAATTAAGGTGGGCGGTATGTTGGGAATGTTCCGCAAAAAAAGGATTGAAGTTGTCGCAGCAGTGGACAAGGAAGAAAAGAAACAACCAACGAAGCAAGTGCAAAACCAATTTACTCCGGTCCCTCGCGCTTTTGTTCCTGAAGCCTATCGACAAACGGCTCGTTCGTTTGTCGCTGCTTCTGACGATTCGGTTGAGAATATCGCTGATAAAAAAGTGCAAGAGGAACCTAAGGATGCCTCAGCCGTGTCTGAATTAAGTAAAATCAGTTCAGACACGAGCAACGGCATGTCTTCTTCGAGCTTCGAGCATAAACCGCGACCGCAAGGGGCGGATTTTTCGGGTTCATCTGCCGCGGGGCAGCAAGGGGCCAATTCGCAACAAGAGCAGCTGATGTCTGAACTTCAGGACCTCAAATTGATGATGACCAAGCTATCCAGACAAGGCGCTTCCACTGACCCATTACCCGAAGAGTTTCATGTGCTGAGACAACGGTTGACAGAACAGGACGTATGGACAGAAGTGTGGGAATCCTGGTTTGATGCTGTCCAGATGCAATTCTCTGAACAAGGGTTAAACGAAGTAGAAGCATATCAAGCAATTCAGCGCGAAATATCACATTTTTTGGAACAACGGATTGAGGCAGGCATTATGCCGACCACACGTATTGTGTATGTTGCAGGTCCTACCGGGGTGGGTAAAACAACAACCATTGCCAAGCTGGCTGCTGAACAGATGTTCAACAAGCAGCGCAAGGTAGGGTTTATAACCTCAGATACGTATCGTATATCTGCGGTAGAACAACTTAGAACCTACGCATCCATCTTAAATGTACCGCTTGAGGTCGTACAATCCCCTGGGGACACACAACGTGCAATTTCCCGGCTTCAGGAATGTGATCTGATCTTCATGGATACCGCCGGAAGAAACTACAGGAACGAATTACTTGTTTCAGAATTGCAAAGCCTGCTTGCTCCTGTTGAAAATAGTGAAACCTTTTTGGTCTTGAGCATGACCTCCAAAAGTGCCGATATGATTCAAATTACCGAACATTTCAGCAAGTATGGACTGGACAAGGTGATTTTCACGAAGATGGATGAGACAGGAAGTTGTGGTCCGATGTTTAACTTATTACATCGTTTTCCACTCAAGCTTGCTTATGTGGCTAATGGACAAAATGTGCCGGATGATCTTCTTAAGCCTGATGCAGAATCATTGACCAGACAGTTACTGGGAGAATATGCACAATGA
- a CDS encoding MinD/ParA family protein, which yields MKDQAASLRNMVSMPNAANEMQRDQRSSKIITVASGKGGVGKSNFTLNFALTLQALGQKVLVFDADIGMANIDVLMGTSSSYNLYHLLYRQKSIQEIIQLGASGLPYIAGGSGMKELFSLSDRDLEFFAEQVEEIAQEMDYVIFDTGAGLSRENMKFIGAADECLIITTPEPTSITDAYALVKVMHGQENATPFRMIVNRVEDQQEAERVADKIAGVAKRFLQTDIPLLGYISEDAQVVKAVKRQVPYSLAYPNAKASKDIEKLALRYLAAPSTTGSGTLTGIRGFMKKWLKRTT from the coding sequence ATGAAGGACCAGGCAGCCTCACTCAGAAATATGGTCTCTATGCCTAACGCAGCGAATGAGATGCAACGTGATCAACGCTCTTCCAAAATCATAACCGTTGCCAGTGGAAAGGGCGGGGTTGGTAAATCCAATTTCACACTGAATTTTGCACTGACTTTGCAGGCGCTGGGGCAAAAGGTACTCGTATTTGATGCGGATATAGGGATGGCTAATATCGATGTTCTTATGGGAACTTCTTCTTCCTATAATCTGTACCATTTGTTATACCGACAGAAATCCATACAGGAAATCATACAACTTGGTGCAAGTGGGTTGCCCTATATCGCCGGAGGTTCGGGGATGAAAGAATTGTTCTCATTATCAGATCGTGATCTGGAATTCTTCGCGGAACAAGTAGAAGAGATTGCTCAGGAGATGGATTATGTCATTTTTGACACGGGAGCCGGACTTTCCAGAGAAAACATGAAATTTATCGGTGCAGCCGATGAGTGCCTAATCATAACCACACCTGAACCGACTTCAATAACCGATGCTTATGCTTTAGTCAAAGTTATGCATGGCCAGGAGAATGCTACACCCTTTCGGATGATCGTTAACCGGGTTGAAGACCAGCAGGAGGCGGAACGGGTTGCGGATAAAATAGCTGGAGTGGCAAAAAGGTTCTTGCAGACCGATATCCCGCTACTTGGATATATTTCTGAAGATGCTCAGGTTGTAAAGGCAGTCAAAAGGCAAGTGCCATATAGTCTGGCCTATCCGAATGCCAAAGCGTCCAAGGATATAGAGAAACTCGCACTTCGCTATTTGGCTGCACCTTCTACTACGGGATCCGGAACCTTAACAGGAATCAGAGGGTTTATGAAAAAATGGCTAAAACGAACAACATGA
- a CDS encoding FliA/WhiG family RNA polymerase sigma factor — protein MNERKASHLNHADLWEKWKEHGDLEAKKSLIEKYLHIVNYVSGRLAVGLPKNVPKDDLESNGVMGLIDALEKFDYERGLQFETYASWRVRGAILDGLRQGDWVPRSVREKAKRIEDAYQQLEQTYLRSVSDEEMSQYLDVSTKDFQHMLQEVAVMSLCSLEDPIREEESETRLSLMIDEKAKNPDHKVNEFYLKEALVQGLDKLTVKERTVVSLLYYEDLSLSEIAEVMSLSPSRISQLHSKAILRLRGTLDKQKDLLMRKD, from the coding sequence TTGAACGAGCGTAAAGCTTCACATTTGAACCACGCCGATTTGTGGGAAAAGTGGAAAGAACATGGAGATCTGGAAGCCAAGAAAAGTTTGATCGAAAAGTATTTGCATATTGTAAATTATGTATCCGGGCGTTTAGCTGTTGGTCTGCCCAAAAATGTTCCCAAAGATGATCTTGAGAGCAACGGAGTTATGGGCTTGATTGATGCTCTGGAGAAATTTGATTATGAACGCGGTTTGCAATTTGAAACGTATGCATCCTGGCGGGTACGTGGGGCAATTCTTGATGGCTTGCGTCAGGGAGACTGGGTGCCTCGTTCCGTACGGGAGAAAGCAAAACGGATTGAAGATGCGTACCAGCAGTTGGAGCAGACCTATTTACGTTCCGTTAGTGACGAAGAAATGAGTCAGTATCTGGACGTATCCACAAAAGATTTTCAACATATGCTTCAGGAAGTAGCTGTCATGTCACTTTGTTCCCTGGAAGACCCGATCCGCGAAGAAGAGTCTGAAACCCGACTCTCATTAATGATCGATGAGAAAGCCAAAAATCCGGATCATAAAGTGAATGAATTTTATTTGAAGGAAGCTTTAGTGCAGGGACTTGATAAATTGACAGTCAAAGAGCGAACAGTAGTTTCTCTTTTATATTATGAGGATCTGTCTCTAAGTGAAATCGCCGAGGTTATGTCCCTATCTCCGTCACGTATTTCTCAATTGCACTCGAAGGCAATCTTGCGGTTACGTGGAACGCTGGATAAACAGAAAGACTTACTTATGCGTAAAGATTAA
- a CDS encoding chemotaxis protein CheD has translation MIEDKSVVKVGMADLNIAHLPGVIRTTGLGSCVGLTMYDPHLKLAGMAHVMLPTSEIAREGNLNKAKYADTALPELLQRMIQLGASRSRIVSKMAGGSQMFAFSGAGDTMRIGPRNADSCREWLGKLGIPLLAEDTGGNYGRTIEMDCETGLLTIRSVQMGVKEL, from the coding sequence ATGATTGAGGACAAAAGCGTCGTTAAAGTCGGTATGGCGGATTTGAACATTGCTCATCTTCCCGGCGTAATCCGTACGACTGGCTTAGGCTCTTGTGTAGGATTAACCATGTATGATCCGCACTTAAAGCTTGCCGGAATGGCGCATGTGATGCTCCCCACTTCAGAGATTGCCCGGGAAGGGAATTTGAACAAAGCCAAATATGCAGATACAGCATTGCCGGAATTGTTACAAAGAATGATACAGCTGGGTGCATCTCGTTCACGTATTGTGTCTAAAATGGCTGGAGGTTCTCAGATGTTTGCCTTCTCCGGGGCAGGGGACACGATGCGGATCGGACCAAGGAATGCGGACTCTTGTCGGGAATGGTTAGGAAAGCTGGGAATTCCTCTTCTTGCCGAAGATACGGGTGGGAATTATGGAAGAACCATTGAAATGGACTGTGAAACTGGACTTTTGACTATTCGAAGTGTCCAAATGGGTGTAAAGGAACTATAA
- a CDS encoding chemotaxis protein CheW encodes MEEELKVIVFKLGSEEYGIEVDKVQTIERMMPITRVPKTLSFVKGVINLRGVVIPVIDLRGRFSLPESEYTDQTRIVIVGVDDMQVGFIVDSANDVIDIKRDAIDTPPEVVGGVKARYLRGVAKLEDSRLLIMLNLHEVLNKSEIVQLESIEG; translated from the coding sequence ATGGAAGAAGAGTTGAAAGTCATTGTCTTTAAATTAGGTTCCGAAGAGTATGGTATTGAGGTAGACAAGGTTCAGACCATTGAACGCATGATGCCCATTACCCGTGTTCCCAAAACCCTTTCCTTTGTAAAAGGAGTTATTAATTTACGTGGTGTAGTTATACCTGTAATTGATTTGCGTGGTCGCTTCTCTTTGCCAGAATCAGAATACACGGATCAAACTCGTATCGTCATTGTAGGTGTAGATGATATGCAAGTTGGCTTTATCGTTGACTCTGCCAATGATGTCATTGACATCAAGCGTGATGCTATTGATACCCCCCCTGAAGTGGTGGGTGGAGTTAAAGCAAGATACCTGCGTGGGGTTGCCAAGCTGGAGGATTCACGCTTGTTGATTATGCTGAACTTGCACGAAGTATTAAATAAAAGCGAGATTGTTCAGCTGGAAAGCATTGAGGGCTAA
- a CDS encoding chemotaxis protein CheA produces the protein MDMNQYLSMFIDESNDHLQSLNENMLQLEGNPEDLGIVQVIFRSAHTLKGMAATMGFEDLASLTHKMENVLDLVRNEKLKMQDFIFDTLFKSLDALETMVQDITGGGEGKADVSSIVASLQAIENGEWTGGNAPAADANQSPNTSTPSAVELDEFQYSVLDQSIAEGHRVLYIEVLVSEQSQLKGVRAYMVFDLLERSGEVVKSFPTVQDIEQEKFERSFSLYYITTKEAQELEKGIMSISEIESAKVIQLDQETLQQMTNQAAAAVEVADAPVPAPEAVSLNTKDSSKDEAKPVASKPAPPKQAAAPSRTIRVDIERLDVLMNLFSELLIDRSRLEQLASETGNNDLSDTVAHLSRVSTDLQNIVLKLRMVPVDTVFNRFPRMIRDLAKTLDKKIDLVITGAETELDRTVIDEIGDPLVHLLRNAVDHGVESIAERVAAGKPEMGTVNLRAFHSGNHVFIEIEDDGKGIYRDNLLKTAVKRGVVTEEQGAKMSDDEVNQLLFAPGFSTADKISDISGRGVGLDVVKSKITSLGGNVTIHSTPGKGTNFSVQLPLTLSIIAAMLVRLGSEKYAVPLSSIVETAIVQRQQVRNIHGNKMITFRESLIPYLSLSEVFGVPDFNDADEQETEIVVIRKGERLAAVAVEEFIGQSEIVLKSMGTYLPSIEGISGATILGDGQVALILDPNAFIK, from the coding sequence ATGGACATGAATCAGTATTTATCTATGTTTATTGATGAGTCTAATGATCATCTGCAGTCCCTTAACGAAAATATGCTTCAACTCGAAGGCAATCCGGAGGATCTGGGAATTGTTCAGGTCATTTTCCGTTCAGCTCATACGTTGAAAGGTATGGCTGCTACAATGGGCTTTGAGGATCTGGCATCACTGACACACAAAATGGAAAATGTACTGGATTTAGTACGTAACGAAAAGTTGAAAATGCAGGATTTCATATTTGATACTCTGTTCAAGAGTTTGGATGCTTTGGAAACAATGGTTCAGGATATTACTGGAGGTGGAGAGGGTAAAGCGGATGTCTCCTCCATTGTTGCTTCGCTCCAAGCCATTGAGAATGGTGAATGGACGGGGGGGAACGCTCCAGCAGCAGATGCAAACCAATCACCAAACACATCAACCCCAAGCGCGGTTGAATTGGACGAGTTCCAGTACTCCGTATTGGATCAATCCATAGCTGAAGGCCACCGTGTGCTCTATATTGAGGTTCTTGTCAGCGAGCAGAGCCAATTAAAGGGTGTACGTGCATATATGGTCTTTGATCTGTTAGAACGATCAGGAGAAGTGGTCAAATCGTTCCCAACAGTTCAGGATATTGAGCAAGAGAAGTTCGAGCGCAGTTTTTCGTTGTATTACATAACGACCAAAGAGGCGCAGGAACTTGAAAAAGGTATTATGAGCATCTCTGAAATTGAAAGTGCCAAAGTCATTCAACTGGATCAAGAAACTCTACAGCAGATGACTAATCAGGCCGCTGCAGCAGTTGAAGTAGCAGATGCACCTGTTCCTGCACCAGAAGCTGTATCACTGAATACGAAAGATTCATCAAAAGATGAAGCAAAGCCGGTAGCTTCCAAACCAGCGCCACCTAAACAAGCAGCGGCACCTTCACGCACCATTCGCGTGGATATTGAACGTCTGGATGTACTGATGAACTTGTTCAGCGAACTACTAATCGATCGTTCCCGTCTGGAGCAATTGGCCAGTGAGACAGGCAACAATGATTTATCGGATACGGTAGCTCATCTGAGCAGAGTCAGTACGGATTTGCAAAATATTGTACTGAAATTGCGGATGGTTCCCGTGGATACCGTATTCAACCGTTTCCCGCGCATGATTCGTGATCTGGCCAAAACACTCGATAAAAAGATTGATCTGGTAATTACAGGTGCCGAAACGGAACTTGATCGCACCGTTATTGATGAGATTGGTGATCCACTGGTTCATTTACTTCGTAACGCCGTTGACCATGGTGTGGAATCGATCGCTGAGCGCGTAGCAGCAGGCAAACCAGAGATGGGAACAGTTAACCTTCGTGCCTTCCATAGCGGAAACCATGTATTTATTGAGATTGAAGATGACGGTAAAGGAATTTATCGGGACAATCTTTTGAAAACAGCCGTCAAGCGTGGAGTCGTAACTGAAGAACAAGGTGCCAAGATGAGCGACGATGAAGTAAACCAGTTGTTGTTCGCACCAGGATTCAGTACTGCAGACAAAATCTCGGATATCTCTGGCCGTGGAGTAGGCTTGGATGTTGTAAAATCCAAAATTACATCCCTTGGTGGTAATGTAACCATTCATTCGACACCAGGTAAGGGTACCAACTTCTCGGTTCAGCTTCCATTGACGCTGTCCATTATTGCTGCGATGCTTGTTCGTCTTGGATCTGAAAAATACGCTGTTCCGTTGTCCTCCATTGTGGAGACAGCTATTGTTCAGCGACAACAAGTGCGCAACATTCATGGAAACAAAATGATCACATTCCGTGAATCATTAATTCCATACTTGTCCTTGAGTGAAGTTTTCGGAGTGCCTGATTTCAATGATGCAGATGAGCAAGAAACCGAAATTGTCGTGATTCGCAAAGGTGAACGTCTTGCAGCTGTTGCAGTTGAAGAATTTATCGGGCAAAGTGAGATCGTGCTTAAATCAATGGGTACTTATCTTCCTTCCATTGAGGGGATTTCTGGAGCAACCATTCTAGGAGATGGACAAGTCGCTCTGATTCTTGATCCTAATGCATTTATTAAATAA
- a CDS encoding chemotaxis protein CheB, giving the protein MAVYQVLVVDDSAFMRKIVSDLIEADSEFKVTATASNGREAIQKVIDLKPDIITMDVEMPEMNGLDALKSIMKQSFVPVIMLSGINEQGMKETIMALEAGAFDFIRKPSIVHDQDIAQVGKALVERMRAAMDEIKRKAEREASLKKRDESQSNLMHPSKGIQAEIPASDRQMNRKKTIEPGLPSTRLGNGKTEPLPARTKQMSPPPTNQSAGRPDKKLEPLRNAKRAADTNAEKLEKPSKPVQLPKEKSFPNISRLAEHETAATSSLPSKEIAKASPSHKGAGGTDGSFNKLVAIGCSTGGPRALKTLLEQLPGDLPAPVIIVQHMPPNFTRSLAQRLNTFSELHVVEAEEGMVLRKGTAYIAPGGFHIKVSKTADGRFTVKLTEEEPVNGHRPSVDTMFESLLPYTSLQRHLVLLTGMGSDGARMMKKLYEAGVTSTFAENEETCVVYGMPRSAVELQCVRHLLPLQEIAPKLVQAVK; this is encoded by the coding sequence ATGGCGGTGTATCAAGTATTGGTTGTCGATGATTCCGCTTTTATGCGTAAAATCGTTTCAGATTTAATTGAAGCGGATTCGGAGTTTAAAGTTACGGCAACAGCATCAAACGGCAGGGAAGCGATTCAAAAAGTCATAGATTTGAAGCCTGATATCATCACAATGGACGTAGAAATGCCAGAAATGAACGGGTTGGACGCCTTAAAATCGATCATGAAACAGTCTTTCGTTCCGGTAATTATGCTTTCGGGTATCAATGAACAGGGCATGAAAGAGACGATCATGGCACTTGAGGCTGGTGCATTTGACTTCATTCGTAAGCCATCGATTGTGCATGATCAGGATATTGCACAAGTAGGTAAAGCTCTGGTGGAACGGATGCGGGCGGCTATGGATGAAATCAAGCGAAAAGCTGAGCGTGAAGCATCCCTGAAGAAGCGGGATGAATCGCAAAGTAACTTGATGCATCCGTCTAAAGGAATACAGGCAGAGATACCAGCATCAGACCGACAAATGAATAGGAAAAAAACGATAGAACCGGGTCTGCCGAGCACACGACTTGGGAATGGCAAAACAGAACCTTTGCCAGCTAGAACGAAGCAGATGAGTCCACCTCCGACGAACCAAAGTGCGGGCCGTCCGGATAAGAAGCTGGAACCCTTGCGCAATGCAAAACGAGCAGCGGATACTAACGCAGAGAAACTAGAAAAGCCAAGCAAGCCTGTGCAACTTCCCAAAGAAAAAAGTTTTCCCAATATATCAAGATTGGCAGAACATGAGACAGCCGCAACTTCTTCGTTACCATCCAAAGAGATTGCCAAAGCAAGTCCGTCTCATAAGGGAGCAGGAGGAACGGATGGATCATTTAACAAACTTGTGGCCATTGGTTGTTCAACTGGGGGGCCAAGAGCGCTCAAGACTTTGCTGGAGCAACTACCAGGTGATTTACCGGCGCCGGTCATTATTGTTCAGCATATGCCGCCCAATTTTACCCGATCGCTTGCGCAACGACTGAATACGTTCAGTGAATTGCACGTCGTAGAGGCAGAGGAAGGCATGGTTCTCCGAAAAGGAACGGCCTACATTGCCCCTGGTGGTTTTCATATCAAAGTCAGTAAAACAGCAGATGGTAGGTTTACCGTAAAGCTGACGGAAGAAGAACCGGTAAATGGACACAGGCCTTCGGTGGATACAATGTTTGAGTCACTGTTGCCATATACATCATTGCAGAGACATCTGGTTTTACTGACAGGTATGGGCAGTGATGGTGCTCGTATGATGAAAAAATTGTATGAAGCAGGTGTCACATCTACCTTTGCCGAGAATGAAGAAACTTGTGTCGTGTATGGTATGCCGCGCTCTGCTGTGGAATTGCAATGCGTGCGCCATCTTCTGCCACTGCAGGAGATTGCGCCTAAACTTGTTCAAGCTGTCAAATAA
- the flhA gene encoding flagellar biosynthesis protein FlhA, translating into MKTKDIAVLAGIIGIVLMMILPIPTWLLDMLLVINISLALMILLVAMNSKEALQFSIFPALLLITTLFRLALNISTTKLILGQGNAGSVVATFGSWIAGGQIAIGFIVFLILVVVQFIVITKGSERVAEVAARFTLDAMPGKQMSIDADLNAGLINEQQARERRSKIEREADFYGAMDGASKFVKGDAIASIIILLINLVGGFIIGMTVHGLAFADALSTYSVLTIGDGLVSQIPALLISTAAGLIVTRASSEGNLADDITGQLFTYPMLLYIVAFVIAMLGFFTPIHVITTLPLAGVLAFSGWRMQNNLNQKQVAEEQMEEEQQIEEVRSPESVINLLQVDPIEFEFGYGLIPLADNQQGGDLLDRIIMIRRQCALELGLVVPVIRIRDNIQLRPNEYVIKIKGNVVGGGELLLNHYLAMSPGYEEESVTGIETTEPAFGLPALWIDEVTKDRAELAGYTVVDPPSVVATHLTELIKKHAHELLGRQETKALVDNLRENYAALVDELIPSVLSIGDIQKVLAKLLREKVSIRDMVTIFETLADYGTYTKDPDVLTEYVRQSLSRQITQQFSQKGETLRVITVGPGLEKKIAESVQQSDQGSYLALDPASTQSVYQKLTEQVNRLIQSGQQPVVLTSPTIRMYLRQVIERTMQDIPVLSYSELEPNVEIQSVGVVNL; encoded by the coding sequence TTGAAAACAAAAGATATTGCTGTCCTTGCGGGTATCATCGGCATCGTGTTGATGATGATTCTCCCGATCCCAACCTGGTTGTTGGACATGCTGCTCGTCATCAATATTTCACTTGCACTGATGATACTGCTTGTTGCAATGAACAGCAAAGAAGCATTGCAATTTTCCATCTTTCCTGCATTATTGCTGATCACGACGTTGTTTCGATTAGCACTAAACATATCGACAACGAAACTGATTCTGGGACAAGGAAATGCAGGATCTGTTGTGGCCACCTTTGGTAGCTGGATTGCCGGTGGGCAGATTGCAATCGGATTTATTGTGTTCCTGATTCTCGTCGTTGTTCAATTTATCGTTATAACAAAGGGTTCTGAGCGTGTAGCTGAAGTAGCCGCACGATTCACCCTTGATGCGATGCCTGGTAAACAGATGAGTATCGACGCCGATTTGAATGCTGGTCTGATTAATGAGCAGCAGGCGCGTGAACGTCGTTCCAAAATTGAACGTGAAGCAGATTTTTACGGAGCCATGGACGGTGCGAGTAAGTTTGTAAAAGGAGACGCTATAGCGAGTATCATTATTCTCCTAATCAATCTGGTTGGCGGCTTTATTATCGGAATGACAGTTCATGGTCTTGCTTTTGCCGATGCGCTGTCCACCTATTCCGTGTTAACCATCGGGGATGGATTAGTAAGCCAGATTCCTGCACTCCTCATATCTACAGCAGCAGGTCTTATTGTAACAAGAGCATCATCGGAAGGGAATTTGGCCGATGACATTACGGGGCAATTGTTTACATACCCGATGCTCCTTTATATTGTAGCTTTTGTAATAGCAATGCTTGGATTTTTCACACCGATCCATGTCATTACAACGTTGCCCCTTGCAGGTGTGCTGGCCTTTTCTGGGTGGAGGATGCAGAACAACCTGAATCAGAAGCAAGTGGCAGAGGAACAGATGGAAGAGGAGCAGCAGATTGAAGAAGTGAGAAGTCCAGAGAGTGTAATTAATCTGTTACAAGTTGACCCTATTGAGTTTGAATTTGGTTATGGTTTAATTCCTCTGGCTGACAATCAGCAGGGCGGAGACTTATTGGATCGGATCATTATGATCCGCAGACAGTGCGCTCTTGAACTGGGGTTAGTTGTCCCAGTTATCCGAATTCGGGATAACATCCAATTAAGACCGAATGAATATGTCATCAAAATCAAGGGTAATGTTGTTGGTGGCGGGGAACTGTTGTTAAATCATTATCTGGCCATGAGCCCAGGATATGAAGAAGAATCAGTTACAGGGATCGAAACGACAGAGCCAGCTTTTGGACTTCCTGCCTTATGGATTGACGAGGTAACCAAAGATAGAGCTGAACTTGCAGGATATACGGTCGTCGATCCGCCTTCCGTTGTAGCAACGCATCTGACTGAATTGATTAAGAAGCATGCCCATGAGTTACTTGGCAGACAAGAAACCAAAGCACTTGTGGATAATCTCAGAGAGAACTATGCGGCGCTTGTGGATGAACTGATCCCTTCTGTTCTGTCCATCGGTGATATACAGAAAGTGTTGGCCAAGCTGTTGCGTGAGAAAGTTTCCATTCGTGATATGGTTACTATCTTTGAGACATTGGCTGACTACGGAACGTATACCAAGGACCCCGATGTACTGACGGAATACGTGAGACAATCCCTGTCTCGTCAGATTACCCAGCAGTTCTCCCAAAAAGGTGAGACACTTAGAGTGATTACTGTTGGACCAGGGCTGGAGAAGAAGATCGCTGAGAGTGTGCAGCAATCTGATCAAGGAAGTTATCTTGCACTGGACCCAGCTTCAACACAAAGTGTATATCAAAAATTGACTGAACAGGTCAACCGACTGATTCAGTCGGGCCAACAGCCTGTTGTATTAACTTCTCCAACCATTCGTATGTATCTGCGTCAGGTGATTGAACGTACCATGCAGGATATACCAGTGCTTTCCTATAGTGAGTTGGAACCGAATGTTGAAATCCAAAGTGTCGGGGTGGTGAACTTATGA